One Ranitomeya variabilis isolate aRanVar5 chromosome 4, aRanVar5.hap1, whole genome shotgun sequence genomic window, AATCCCTTTCAACGGGTTCCTTCTCCTGATTTATCACAGACTTTAACACAAAATAAAAATAACCAAAGGGATGGTAAACCTAAAAGAGAAAATGCAAGAAAGAAGCCGctgtcatgttcagaatgtggtaaacgtTTTACAGACaaatcaactcttgttacacatcagagaattcacacaggggagaaaccattttcatgttcagaatgtggaaaatgttttaatcaaaattcacaacttgttacacatcagagaattcacacagggcagaagccatttttatgtttcgaatgtgggaaatgttttaatcagaaaacaAATCTTCTTAcacatctgagaattcacacaggggagaagccattttcatgttcagaatgtgggaaatgttttgcagacaaatcaactcttgttagacatcaaagaattcacaccggagagaagttattttcatgtccagaatgcggGAAATGCTGTTCTCAGAAATCTGATCTTGCTaaacatcagaaaactcacacaggaaaGAAGCAATTTTTATGCTCcgtgtgtgggaaatgtttttatcagaaaacaaatcttgttacacatatgagaattcacacaggggaaaatgcATTTTtatgtacagaatgtgggaaatattttccaaagaaatcaaatcttgttacgcatcagagagttcacacaggggagaagccattttcatgttcccaGTGTGGGAAAAATTTTACagtgaaatcaaatcttgttaaacatcagagaagtcacacaggggagaagccattttcatgttcccaATGTGGAAAATATCTTACATCTAAGTCAAGTCTTCTTAGACATCAGGTGATTCACAAGGCAGAAAAAACATTTtcttgtttagaatgtgggaaatgtttcaaccAAAAATCTATTTTTGTTGCACATGAGAGTATTCACATAGGGAAGtagacaattatttttttttattattattattgacaaaCTGTACAAGGTACAAATATCAGttaagccatgtgcacacgttcagtatttggtgacttttttttacctcagtatttgtaagctaaaaccaggagtggaacaatcagaggaaaaagtataatagaaacatgccaccatttttcatccactcctggttttggcttagaaatactgaggtaaaaaactcaccaaatactcaatgtgtgcacgtgaACTTACAGTGAAAGTAAAGCATTATGTCATGGGTTTTGAATGGAAAGCAACTTAAAGCATTAATTGATGATTGAGGAATATAAGAAATGATCAATAAGCATTTGTTATAAAAAAAGCAAATAGAATCGAAATAAGTCACCCATACACTAAATCAGCAACTTGATTGAGACATAGTTGGCTGCAATTTTCTTGAATGTGTACTGCCTGTTCCTCAGAATGATTCTTAATGAGGTTTTCAGATTCAGAAAGTCCGTTTCTAAGCTGCAGtttgttttaaataaaaaactatcaaaataactcactctagcaatgagtctctgccACTGCTCTATTATCTGCAAATTGTCTTCTgagcaaaactttcaaaagggatcatTCAGGCATCTATTTTTTACGTACGAGTGCTCTCCATGGCTTTCATGGACAGCACTAGTACCTACAATAGAGAATGGGGCTATTCACATGACCATGATTTTTTATGGACCAAGCAGTTAGCACAAAATTGAGGACACATGTTTGATATTAATttgattggcaatgcaagtctatgggtctgtaaaaaaaatggacagcactcggatgccatccaAGTGTGGGCCAATTTTCATTGACTGTCAGATAGGAGAAGgtagacaatttttttttcacgtGCGAGAAAAACAAAAGAAACTTGGACCAAACGCTGATAATACTCCGACTAAAATTGCTGATGAAACTCAGTTAGTTTTACTCATACCTGAAAAAACTGACAAGTagtgcacctgaagaaacagaggaatggaagcatgtgacccagagaagcaggaggattgggaggcagtcagcacccatattGCTCAGGAACCAGTACCCGGCCCTCACGCAGGAGAATGATGATCAAATATATCAAGTTAAGACAAAGAACCGCCTTGTAAGAACTCAGAGTCCTTTTGGATGGAGAAATAAAAATGTTGTGACGAAGAAAAGGTGAGGAtgatacacctcaccctagagctcCTCTTCTGGACTActagagaggtgagagattctgatgatgtcacattacatcattcttatttatgggaataacagatgggcagaactggagaggtgaggactcttgaaatgtctgtagtgagatttattaatgtgtctctctataaacaggattacacagtagtgaagaagacctctagtgagcgatgTCAGGCCCCTATGTCTAAAGGATGGAGATGAAGGTCAATTATGGGGCCTCCAccccaccccctgatacatgaagaCATTAATGACCTGAAgttcctagaactcgcctacaagatgattgagctactgactagagaggtgacactgctgggaatgctgggacataatACAATAAtgttatgaagggatcgggggttgACAGCATCATTG contains:
- the LOC143767277 gene encoding uncharacterized protein LOC143767277 yields the protein MDRDRDKMAERILHLTLEILFRLTGEDYTVVKKTSSERYQAPVSEGWGRPLSPITGPPPHPLIHEVINDQKILELTYKMIELLTGEVPIRCQDVTVYFSMEEWEYLEGHKDLYKDVMMEVPQPLTSPVPLSERTTPERCPQPLLPQDFKQEDPNVPQDHQGKDLPHINTTETYVRGDVKCKEEIPTDDRTDDCTRRSKKHMIFSDVKADDRSITPDTYEEYAIIQEIPPAFHSIDVSCNPFQRVPSPDLSQTLTQNKNNQRDGKPKRENARKKPLSCSECGKRFTDKSTLVTHQRIHTGEKPFSCSECGKCFNQNSQLVTHQRIHTGQKPFLCFECGKCFNQKTNLLTHLRIHTGEKPFSCSECGKCFADKSTLVRHQRIHTGEKLFSCPECGKCCSQKSDLAKHQKTHTGKKQFLCSVCGKCFYQKTNLVTHMRIHTGENAFLCTECGKYFPKKSNLVTHQRVHTGEKPFSCSQCGKNFTVKSNLVKHQRSHTGEKPFSCSQCGKYLTSKSSLLRHQVIHKAEKTFSCLECGKCFNQKSIFVAHESIHIGK